The following DNA comes from Candidatus Woesearchaeota archaeon.
CCTTATTGTGACAAGGGATATGTCATCCCATCCAGTTGCCTTTCCCTTCTCAATAAGCTCTCTTATCTCTCTGCCCTGGGTTGTTGCTCCGACTATGCTGAACCTTCCATATTGTATTACTGTCTGCTTTGAAAGCCCAAGGAGTTCCTTTATCATTGTCTGAAGCTCAACTCTCATTGTGCCGAATTCAGAGCTCCTTAATATGTGGGTTGTTCCGTGGGTGGAATCCTCTATAGCATTTTCAAAGTCATAAACTGGCCACACCTTGTATTTATCCTTCTGCCTGTAGTGCTCTGCGCTTACAATCCTGAATATGACAGGGTCCCTCATCACCTGGTTTTCAGCCTGCATGTTTGCTTTAAGCCTTAGGACGCACTGCCCGTCAGAGTATTTTCCTGAAAGCATGTTCTTCCATTCAGAAAAGTTCTTTTCCAATGAGGAATTTCTGCACTTGCATTCAAGCCCCTTGTGCCTTGAATCCTGCATTTCCTCTCTTGCGCAGAAGCACACATATGCCTTTCCCATTTTTATGAGCTTTTCCGCATAATCATAGAATTTTGGCATCTCGTCGCTTGCAAAGATGATTTCATCAGGCTTTATCTCAAGGAACTGGAGAACATCCTCCTTCATTGCATCAACATATTCCTGCGAACCCTTTAATGGGTTTGTGTCCTCAAACCTTAAAATGCATTTTCCCTTATACTTCTTCGCGTAAAGATAATTTATGAGAAAGGAGAGTGCATGCCCGATGTGGTTGTATTTGGATGGCTCAGGGGGAATCCTTGTTACAACCTTCCCCATTTCTGCATTAGGAAGCTCCTTCAGCTCCCTTTTCCCCTCTTTTTTCTCAAGCAGTTCAGGGGCTATTTCCTTAAGCATTGCAAGCTGGCTTTCTAATTTGCTGCAGTTCACCTCATCCACAACCTCATCAATAAGCTCCTTAATCTCTGAAAGCTGGCTTTTCAATGAATTGTCCTCTGAAATCGCCTTTCCCAGAACTGCCTTGACATCTGCCTTTCCGTTGTGAAGAACTGCATTGTGAAGCGCATACTTTCTTAAATTAGACATGAGCCCCATCTTTATCTTGGGCTGATTTTCATCTGCAATATCTTCTTCATTGTGATTGTTTTTATTGCCCCTGGCTTTCGCAGCTTTTTTATCCCCAGATTTCATTTTTTTCTCCTTTCGGTTTTTTTTTAGAAAATTATAAATAAAAAGTGGGCCCATGGAGATTTGAACTCCAGACCGCTGGTTGTCTTAGATTTTGTGCAGAATGCAGTCATATAAGACCAGCACTCTAACCAGGCTGAGTTATGGGCCCGTGTTCCATCGGAAAATTCGGGCGGTATTTAAATTTTTTCTTTAGGCGACTTTTTTGGGCGCTTTAAAAATAATGCTTCTTCTTCGCAAAGCTTACCAGCGACTCAAAGAACTCCATCATTTCAGGGAATGGCTCAAAATACTGCTGTTTTGCCTTTCTCAGCTTTTCCTCGTTTATGCTGTTGTATTTCCAGTCATCTTCATCAAATATTGCGTGGATTACCGGGTCAAGCTTGTCTATTGCCTGGCAGAACTTTGCCTCAATCGTCTTATTCTCCTCAAATTCCAGCCACAGCACGCTGAAATCATCTGCAAGCCCTTTGGGCATTCTTTTCTTCATTCCTGAAAGGGATGAATGCTCTTTTTCGCGCTGCCCAAGAACCTTGTCGCTGTCAAAGACAATGGTATCCCCTGATTCTATCTCAATAACATCGTGGTAAAGGAGCATCCTCATTATTTTTTTCTCATCAATTCTGTGCTTGATTTTGGGAAGGAAATACTGTGCAAGTATCATGCAGCTCCAGGAATGCTCTGCTGAGCTTTCAAACCTGTTTTTCACTTTTCCGGTCCGGTTTATCTCTTTCAGAATGAATATGTCATGCAGCTTCTTAAATTCATTTTCAATGTTTTCAGCCATTTTAGCACCGTCTTTTTTCATTAATTTGCAAACCAGTATTTATTTTTTATTCTATTATTGAAAGCAACTGCTGAAGATTTCGGACTTCTGCATCAGGGCTGCAGTTTTTTTTGTAAGCATAGTTTCTCCACTTTTCATGGTAAGAATCGCTTACCAGATAAAGCACAGCGCTCATGCCAAAGCGTTTCGCAGGTATAATGTCTCTTTTGGGGTCGTCTCCAACATACACTATTTTTTTCCTGGCAACGCCCATCTTTTTTTCTATTCTCCTAAAAACAGCTGGGTCCGGCTTTTCCCGCCTAAATTCTTCAGATGTTTCAATGTAGTCAAAATATTTCTTTATCCCGCAGGACTCAAGCGCTGAATTCAGCCCTATTGACTTGTCATTTGAGAAAATCCCGATTTTTTTGCCTTTGCTCTTCAATTCAATCAGGAACTTTTTTATTTTTCTTTTATTAATCTGCACCCTGACTTCATTAATGTAATTCTTCCTGTATTCTGAAAGGAGTAAAGGCGCCAGCACCGCAATTTTTTCACTGCTTATTCCTGCTCTTCTCATGAAGTCCTGCACAAAGATTTCTTCCTGCACAAAATGCCCTGAAAACGGAAAGTCAATTGCGCTGTTTGAGCGCGTCCATTCCCTTTCAATCCTCTGCGCGCTCATTTTTACCCCTGCCCTTCTCATTATGCGCT
Coding sequences within:
- a CDS encoding HD domain-containing protein — protein: MAENIENEFKKLHDIFILKEINRTGKVKNRFESSAEHSWSCMILAQYFLPKIKHRIDEKKIMRMLLYHDVIEIESGDTIVFDSDKVLGQREKEHSSLSGMKKRMPKGLADDFSVLWLEFEENKTIEAKFCQAIDKLDPVIHAIFDEDDWKYNSINEEKLRKAKQQYFEPFPEMMEFFESLVSFAKKKHYF
- the gltX gene encoding glutamate--tRNA ligase, translated to MKSGDKKAAKARGNKNNHNEEDIADENQPKIKMGLMSNLRKYALHNAVLHNGKADVKAVLGKAISEDNSLKSQLSEIKELIDEVVDEVNCSKLESQLAMLKEIAPELLEKKEGKRELKELPNAEMGKVVTRIPPEPSKYNHIGHALSFLINYLYAKKYKGKCILRFEDTNPLKGSQEYVDAMKEDVLQFLEIKPDEIIFASDEMPKFYDYAEKLIKMGKAYVCFCAREEMQDSRHKGLECKCRNSSLEKNFSEWKNMLSGKYSDGQCVLRLKANMQAENQVMRDPVIFRIVSAEHYRQKDKYKVWPVYDFENAIEDSTHGTTHILRSSEFGTMRVELQTMIKELLGLSKQTVIQYGRFSIVGATTQGREIRELIEKGKATGWDDISLVTIRALKRRGFVKETFYELAIQVGLSPTPTTLDWTFVSSVNRKIIDPFVKRYFFVSEPVKIKVENAPDREEHLKLHPEHPEYGERKFKTHSEFYISKEDFDLIEDKKLYRLMDCLNFRKENDKMSFVSASVDDYRKEGERIMHWLPADSELIDAVVLMPDHSMRKGFLESNASALNVGDEVQFERFGFCRLDKKDGNKFSFWYTHK
- a CDS encoding HAD family hydrolase gives rise to the protein MKKILCDAVVFDQGNTIVMDPFKNALSKAKKKLERIMRRAGVKMSAQRIEREWTRSNSAIDFPFSGHFVQEEIFVQDFMRRAGISSEKIAVLAPLLLSEYRKNYINEVRVQINKRKIKKFLIELKSKGKKIGIFSNDKSIGLNSALESCGIKKYFDYIETSEEFRREKPDPAVFRRIEKKMGVARKKIVYVGDDPKRDIIPAKRFGMSAVLYLVSDSYHEKWRNYAYKKNCSPDAEVRNLQQLLSIIE